The Manis javanica isolate MJ-LG chromosome 6, MJ_LKY, whole genome shotgun sequence genome contains a region encoding:
- the USP28 gene encoding ubiquitin carboxyl-terminal hydrolase 28 isoform X2: MTAELQQDDAAAAADRRGSGCQMLLNQLREITGVQDPSFLHEALKASNGDITQAVSLLTEGRVREPGQDTVAAEPSEAEGSAASKEIIAKVIDLTCDNKDDLQAAIALSLLESPKIQADGKDLNRIHEATSAETKRSKRKRCEAWGENPNPNDWRRVDGWPVGLKNVGNTCWFSAVIQSLFQLSEFRRLVLSYSLPQDVLESCPGHTEKRNLVFMQELQYLFALMMGSNRKSVDPSAALNLLKGAFRSPEEQQQDVSEFTHKLLDWLEDAFQLAVSADNPRNKSENPMVQLFYGTFLTEGIREGKPFCNTETFGQYPLQVNGHSNLDECLEGAMVEGDIELPPPDDSVKYEQERWFTKLPPVLTFELSRFEFNQSLGQPEKIHNKLEFPQIIYMDRYMYRSKELIRSKRECIRKSKEEIKVLQQKLERYVQYGSGPARFPLPDMLKYVIEFASTKPASESTAPRSHARLPLPVSSVCCPGSDLTSTESPSEEGSSQGAGSTCSSSEGSLHKPRTGVQSPAPSRAPVEVPAHPAPRTVTEEEMHFVRTCLQRWRSEIEQDIQDLKNCIASTTQTIEQMYCDPLLCQVPYRLHAVLVHEGQANAGHYWAYVYDQPRQVWLKYNDTSVTESSWEELERDSYGGLRNVSAYCLMYTDDSLPRFSAEAASGEPDQMSGEVEALPAELKHYVQEDNWKFEREVEEWEGEQSCKVPQMDSSTSSASQDFSSAPAPPAAPPPGARCLSSEHAVIAKEQTAQAIANTARAYERSGVEAALREEAEPEEPPPLETNLAEQSEQPPEANDAEPAARPNAEVSEVEIPSVGRILVRSAADGYDEEVMLSPAMQGVILAIAKARQTFDRDGSEAGLIKAFHEEYSRLYQLAREEPPSHSDPRLQHVLVYFFQNEAPKRVVERTLLEQFADRNLSYDERSISIMKVAQAKLKEIGPDDMNMDEYKKWHEDYSLFRKVSVYLLTGLELYQKGKYQEALSYLVYAYQSNTTLLIKGPLRGVKESVIALYRRKCLLELNARAASLFETNDDPSVTEGINVMNELIIPCIHLIINDDISKDDLAAIEVMRNHWCSYLGQDIAENLQLCLGEFLPRLLDPSAEIIVLKEPPTIRPNSPYDLCSRFAAVMESIQGVSTVTVKALQQWLSTLTPIPVSCVA; the protein is encoded by the exons GCCAGCAATGGCGACATCACCCAGGCAGTCAGCCTCCTCACTGAGGGGAGAGTTAGGGAGCCTGGTCAGGACACTGTTGCTGCAGAACCATCTGAAGCAGAGGGAAGTGCTGCCAGCAAAGAGATAATAGCAA AAGTGATAGACCTTACTTGTGATAACAAAGATGATCTTCAGGCTGCCATTGCTTTGAGTCTACTGGAGTCCCCCAAAATTCAAGCCGACGGAAAAGATCTTAACAG GATACATGAAGCAACCTCTGCAGAAACTAAGCGCTCAAAGAGAAAACGCTGTGAGGCCTGGGGAGAAAATCCCAACCCTAACGACTGGAGGAGAGTTGATGGTTGGCCAGTTGGGCTGAAAAATGTTGGCAATACGTGTTGGTTTAGCGCTGTTATTCAG tctctCTTTCAGTTGTCTGAATTTCGAAGACTCGTTCTCAGCTACAGCCTGCCGCAGGATGTGCTGGAAAGTTGCCCGGGCCACACA GAAAAGAGGAATCTTGTGTTTATGCAGGAGCTTCAGTATTTGTTTGCTCTGATGATGGGATCAAACCGCAAATCTGTAGACCCTTCGGCAGCCTTGAATCTCCTCAAGGGCGCGTTCCGGTCTCCCGAGGAGCAGCAG CAAGATGTGAGTGAATTCACACACAAGCTCCTGGACTGGCTGGAGGACGCATTCCAACTGGCTGTCAGTGCCGA CAATCCCAGGAACAAATCGGAAAATCCAATGGTGCAGCTCTTCTATGGCACTTTCCTCACTGAAGGGATTCGTGAAG GAAAGCCCTTCTGCAACACCGAGACCTTCGGCCAGTACCCCCTTCAGGTAAACGGTCATAGCAACTTGGACGAATGTTTGGAAGGGGCCATGGTAGAGGGTGACATCGAGCTGCCTCCTCCCGATGATTCAGTGAAGTACGAACAGGAG CGTTGGTTTACAAAGCTACCTCCGGTGTTGACCTTTGAACTTTCAAGATTTGAGTTTAATCAATCCCTTGGTCAGCCAGAGAAAATTCACAATAAGCTGGAATTTCCTCAGATCATTTATATGGACAG GTACATGTACAGAAGCAAAGAGCTCATCCGCAGTAAGAGAGAGTGCATTCGAAAGtcgaaggaagaaataaaagttctGCAGCAAAAATTGGAAAG GTATGTGCAGTACGGCTCAGGCCCAGCTCGGTTCCCACTCCCAGACATGCTGAAATACGTCATTGAATTTGCTAGCACAAAACCTGCCTCAGAAAGTACCGCACCTCGAAGTCATGCACGCCTGCCGTTACCAGTTTCTTCAGTGTGCTGCCCGGGCTCTGACCTGACATCCACGGAAAG CCCAAGTGAAGAAGGCTCTTCTCAGGGTGCTGGAAGCACCTGCTCTTCCTCTGAAGGGTCTCTGCACAAGCCCAGGACAGGGGTTCAGTCGCCCGCACCCTCCCGGGCTCCCGTGGAAGTGCCTGCACACCCCGCCCCGCGGACTGTCACGGAGGAGGAGATGCACTTTGTGAGGACCTGTCTTCAGAGATGGCGGAGTGAGATTGAGCAAGATATACAAG atttAAAGAATTGCATTGCAAGCACTACCCAGACTATTGAACAGATGTACTGTGACCCTCTCCTTTGCCAG GTGCCTTATCGCTTGCATgctgttcttgttcacgaagGACAAGCAAACGCTGGACACTACTGGGCCTATGTCTATGACCAACCCCGACAAGTCTGGCTCAAGTACAATGACACCTCTGTCACTGAATCTTCCTGGGAAGAACTTGAAAGAGATTCCTACGGGGGCCTGAGGAATGTCAGCGCTTACTGTCTGATGTACACCGACGACAGTCTGCCCCGCTTCAGTGCAG AGGCAGCCTCGGGTGAACCGGACCAGATGTCGGGAGAGGTGGAGGCCTTACCTGCTGAACTCAAGCATTACGTTCAGGAGGATAACTGGAAGTTCGAGCGGGAAGTAGAGGAGTGGGAAGGGGAGCAGTCGTGCAAAGTCCCTCAGATGGACTCCTCCACCAGCTCAGCATCTCAGGATTTCTCTTCCGCCCCAG CGCCCCCGGCGGCCCCTCCTCCCGGGGCTCGCTGCCTGTCGTCGGAGCACGCTGTGATCGCCAAGGAGCAGACTGCCCAGGCCATTGCCAACACAGCCCGGGCCTACGAGAGGAGTGGGGTGGAGGCAGCCCTAAGGGAG GAAGCTGAGCCCGAGGAGCCCCCGCCCCTGGAGACAAACCTTGCAGAGCAGTCAGAGCAGCCCCCAGAGGCTAATGATGCCGAGCCCGCTGCCCGGCCTAACGCTGAGGTCTCTGAAGTGGAGATTCCCAGTGTGGGAAGGATTCTGGTTAGATCTGCTGCAGATGGCTATGATGAGGAG GTGATGCTGAGCCCTGCCATGCAAGGGGTCATCCTGGCCATAGCTAAAGCCCGCCAGACCTTCGACCGCGATGGGTCTGAAGCAGGGCTTATTAAG GCATTCCATGAGGAGTACTCCAGGCTCTACCAGCTTGCCAGGGAGGAGCCCCCCTCCCACAGTGACCCCAGGCTTCAGCATGTGCTTGTCTACTTTTTCCAAAATGAAGCGCCTAAAAGGGTAGTGGAACGGACCCTTCTGGAACAGTTTGCAGATAGAAACCTGAGCTATGATGAAAG GTCCATCAGCATCATGAAGGTAGCTCAGGCTAAGCTGAAGGAGATCGGCCCAGATGACATGAATATGGACGAGTACAAG AAGTGGCATGAAGATTACAGCTTGTTTCGAAAGGTGTCTGTGTATCTCCTAACAGGCCTGGAGCTCTATCAAAAAGGAAA GTATCAAGAGGCTCTTTCCTACCTGGTGTATGCCTACCAGAGCAATACCACGCTGCTGATCAAGGGGCCCCTCCGGGGCGTGAAGGAGTCGGTGATCGCCTTGTACCGAAGAAAATGCCTGCTG GAGCTGAATGCCAGAGCAGCCTCTCTCTTTGAAACCAATGATGACCCCTCTGTAACAGAGGGCATTAATGTGATGAATGAGTTGATCATTCCCTGCATTCATCTTATCATTAATGATGATATCTCCAAGGATGACCTAGCTGCCATTGAGGTCATGAGAAACCACTGGTGCTCTTACCTTGGGCAAGATATTGCAG AAAATCTGCAGCTGTGCTTAGGGGAATTTCTACCCAGGCTTCTCGATCCTTCCGCAGAAATCATTGTCTTGAAGGAGCCTCCGACTATTCGACCCAATTCTCCCTACGACCTTTGTAGCCGATTCGCGGCTGTCATGGAGTCAATTCAGGGGGTTTCCACTGTGACAGTGAA
- the USP28 gene encoding ubiquitin carboxyl-terminal hydrolase 28 isoform X3, translating to MTAELQQDDAAAAADRRGSGCQMLLNQLREITGVQDPSFLHEALKASNGDITQAVSLLTEGRVREPGQDTVAAEPSEAEGSAASKEIIAKVIDLTCDNKDDLQAAIALSLLESPKIQADGKDLNRIHEATSAETKRSKRKRCEAWGENPNPNDWRRVDGWPVGLKNVGNTCWFSAVIQSLFQLSEFRRLVLSYSLPQDVLESCPGHTELQYLFALMMGSNRKSVDPSAALNLLKGAFRSPEEQQQDVSEFTHKLLDWLEDAFQLAVSADSNPRNKSENPMVQLFYGTFLTEGIREGKPFCNTETFGQYPLQVNGHSNLDECLEGAMVEGDIELPPPDDSVKYEQERWFTKLPPVLTFELSRFEFNQSLGQPEKIHNKLEFPQIIYMDRYMYRSKELIRSKRECIRKSKEEIKVLQQKLERYVQYGSGPARFPLPDMLKYVIEFASTKPASESTAPRSHARLPLPVSSVCCPGSDLTSTESPSEEGSSQGAGSTCSSSEGSLHKPRTGVQSPAPSRAPVEVPAHPAPRTVTEEEMHFVRTCLQRWRSEIEQDIQDLKNCIASTTQTIEQMYCDPLLCQVPYRLHAVLVHEGQANAGHYWAYVYDQPRQVWLKYNDTSVTESSWEELERDSYGGLRNVSAYCLMYTDDSLPRFSAEAASGEPDQMSGEVEALPAELKHYVQEDNWKFEREVEEWEGEQSCKVPQMDSSTSSASQDFSSAPAPPAAPPPGARCLSSEHAVIAKEQTAQAIANTARAYERSGVEAALREEAEPEEPPPLETNLAEQSEQPPEANDAEPAARPNAEVSEVEIPSVGRILVRSAADGYDEEVMLSPAMQGVILAIAKARQTFDRDGSEAGLIKAFHEEYSRLYQLAREEPPSHSDPRLQHVLVYFFQNEAPKRVVERTLLEQFADRNLSYDERSISIMKVAQAKLKEIGPDDMNMDEYKKWHEDYSLFRKVSVYLLTGLELYQKGKYQEALSYLVYAYQSNTTLLIKGPLRGVKESVIALYRRKCLLELNARAASLFETNDDPSVTEGINVMNELIIPCIHLIINDDISKDDLAAIEVMRNHWCSYLGQDIAENLQLCLGEFLPRLLDPSAEIIVLKEPPTIRPNSPYDLCSRFAAVMESIQGVSTVTVKALQQWLSTLTPIPVSCVA from the exons GCCAGCAATGGCGACATCACCCAGGCAGTCAGCCTCCTCACTGAGGGGAGAGTTAGGGAGCCTGGTCAGGACACTGTTGCTGCAGAACCATCTGAAGCAGAGGGAAGTGCTGCCAGCAAAGAGATAATAGCAA AAGTGATAGACCTTACTTGTGATAACAAAGATGATCTTCAGGCTGCCATTGCTTTGAGTCTACTGGAGTCCCCCAAAATTCAAGCCGACGGAAAAGATCTTAACAG GATACATGAAGCAACCTCTGCAGAAACTAAGCGCTCAAAGAGAAAACGCTGTGAGGCCTGGGGAGAAAATCCCAACCCTAACGACTGGAGGAGAGTTGATGGTTGGCCAGTTGGGCTGAAAAATGTTGGCAATACGTGTTGGTTTAGCGCTGTTATTCAG tctctCTTTCAGTTGTCTGAATTTCGAAGACTCGTTCTCAGCTACAGCCTGCCGCAGGATGTGCTGGAAAGTTGCCCGGGCCACACA GAGCTTCAGTATTTGTTTGCTCTGATGATGGGATCAAACCGCAAATCTGTAGACCCTTCGGCAGCCTTGAATCTCCTCAAGGGCGCGTTCCGGTCTCCCGAGGAGCAGCAG CAAGATGTGAGTGAATTCACACACAAGCTCCTGGACTGGCTGGAGGACGCATTCCAACTGGCTGTCAGTGCCGA CAGCAATCCCAGGAACAAATCGGAAAATCCAATGGTGCAGCTCTTCTATGGCACTTTCCTCACTGAAGGGATTCGTGAAG GAAAGCCCTTCTGCAACACCGAGACCTTCGGCCAGTACCCCCTTCAGGTAAACGGTCATAGCAACTTGGACGAATGTTTGGAAGGGGCCATGGTAGAGGGTGACATCGAGCTGCCTCCTCCCGATGATTCAGTGAAGTACGAACAGGAG CGTTGGTTTACAAAGCTACCTCCGGTGTTGACCTTTGAACTTTCAAGATTTGAGTTTAATCAATCCCTTGGTCAGCCAGAGAAAATTCACAATAAGCTGGAATTTCCTCAGATCATTTATATGGACAG GTACATGTACAGAAGCAAAGAGCTCATCCGCAGTAAGAGAGAGTGCATTCGAAAGtcgaaggaagaaataaaagttctGCAGCAAAAATTGGAAAG GTATGTGCAGTACGGCTCAGGCCCAGCTCGGTTCCCACTCCCAGACATGCTGAAATACGTCATTGAATTTGCTAGCACAAAACCTGCCTCAGAAAGTACCGCACCTCGAAGTCATGCACGCCTGCCGTTACCAGTTTCTTCAGTGTGCTGCCCGGGCTCTGACCTGACATCCACGGAAAG CCCAAGTGAAGAAGGCTCTTCTCAGGGTGCTGGAAGCACCTGCTCTTCCTCTGAAGGGTCTCTGCACAAGCCCAGGACAGGGGTTCAGTCGCCCGCACCCTCCCGGGCTCCCGTGGAAGTGCCTGCACACCCCGCCCCGCGGACTGTCACGGAGGAGGAGATGCACTTTGTGAGGACCTGTCTTCAGAGATGGCGGAGTGAGATTGAGCAAGATATACAAG atttAAAGAATTGCATTGCAAGCACTACCCAGACTATTGAACAGATGTACTGTGACCCTCTCCTTTGCCAG GTGCCTTATCGCTTGCATgctgttcttgttcacgaagGACAAGCAAACGCTGGACACTACTGGGCCTATGTCTATGACCAACCCCGACAAGTCTGGCTCAAGTACAATGACACCTCTGTCACTGAATCTTCCTGGGAAGAACTTGAAAGAGATTCCTACGGGGGCCTGAGGAATGTCAGCGCTTACTGTCTGATGTACACCGACGACAGTCTGCCCCGCTTCAGTGCAG AGGCAGCCTCGGGTGAACCGGACCAGATGTCGGGAGAGGTGGAGGCCTTACCTGCTGAACTCAAGCATTACGTTCAGGAGGATAACTGGAAGTTCGAGCGGGAAGTAGAGGAGTGGGAAGGGGAGCAGTCGTGCAAAGTCCCTCAGATGGACTCCTCCACCAGCTCAGCATCTCAGGATTTCTCTTCCGCCCCAG CGCCCCCGGCGGCCCCTCCTCCCGGGGCTCGCTGCCTGTCGTCGGAGCACGCTGTGATCGCCAAGGAGCAGACTGCCCAGGCCATTGCCAACACAGCCCGGGCCTACGAGAGGAGTGGGGTGGAGGCAGCCCTAAGGGAG GAAGCTGAGCCCGAGGAGCCCCCGCCCCTGGAGACAAACCTTGCAGAGCAGTCAGAGCAGCCCCCAGAGGCTAATGATGCCGAGCCCGCTGCCCGGCCTAACGCTGAGGTCTCTGAAGTGGAGATTCCCAGTGTGGGAAGGATTCTGGTTAGATCTGCTGCAGATGGCTATGATGAGGAG GTGATGCTGAGCCCTGCCATGCAAGGGGTCATCCTGGCCATAGCTAAAGCCCGCCAGACCTTCGACCGCGATGGGTCTGAAGCAGGGCTTATTAAG GCATTCCATGAGGAGTACTCCAGGCTCTACCAGCTTGCCAGGGAGGAGCCCCCCTCCCACAGTGACCCCAGGCTTCAGCATGTGCTTGTCTACTTTTTCCAAAATGAAGCGCCTAAAAGGGTAGTGGAACGGACCCTTCTGGAACAGTTTGCAGATAGAAACCTGAGCTATGATGAAAG GTCCATCAGCATCATGAAGGTAGCTCAGGCTAAGCTGAAGGAGATCGGCCCAGATGACATGAATATGGACGAGTACAAG AAGTGGCATGAAGATTACAGCTTGTTTCGAAAGGTGTCTGTGTATCTCCTAACAGGCCTGGAGCTCTATCAAAAAGGAAA GTATCAAGAGGCTCTTTCCTACCTGGTGTATGCCTACCAGAGCAATACCACGCTGCTGATCAAGGGGCCCCTCCGGGGCGTGAAGGAGTCGGTGATCGCCTTGTACCGAAGAAAATGCCTGCTG GAGCTGAATGCCAGAGCAGCCTCTCTCTTTGAAACCAATGATGACCCCTCTGTAACAGAGGGCATTAATGTGATGAATGAGTTGATCATTCCCTGCATTCATCTTATCATTAATGATGATATCTCCAAGGATGACCTAGCTGCCATTGAGGTCATGAGAAACCACTGGTGCTCTTACCTTGGGCAAGATATTGCAG AAAATCTGCAGCTGTGCTTAGGGGAATTTCTACCCAGGCTTCTCGATCCTTCCGCAGAAATCATTGTCTTGAAGGAGCCTCCGACTATTCGACCCAATTCTCCCTACGACCTTTGTAGCCGATTCGCGGCTGTCATGGAGTCAATTCAGGGGGTTTCCACTGTGACAGTGAA
- the USP28 gene encoding ubiquitin carboxyl-terminal hydrolase 28 isoform X4 produces the protein MTAELQQDDAAAAADRRGSGCQMLLNQLREITGVQDPSFLHEALKASNGDITQAVSLLTEGRVREPGQDTVAAEPSEAEGSAASKEIIAKVIDLTCDNKDDLQAAIALSLLESPKIQADGKDLNRIHEATSAETKRSKRKRCEAWGENPNPNDWRRVDGWPVGLKNVGNTCWFSAVIQSLFQLSEFRRLVLSYSLPQDVLESCPGHTEKRNLVFMQELQYLFALMMGSNRKSVDPSAALNLLKGAFRSPEEQQQDVSEFTHKLLDWLEDAFQLAVSADSNPRNKSENPMVQLFYGTFLTEGIREGKPFCNTETFGQYPLQVNGHSNLDECLEGAMVEGDIELPPPDDSVKYEQERWFTKLPPVLTFELSRFEFNQSLGQPEKIHNKLEFPQIIYMDRYMYRSKELIRSKRECIRKSKEEIKVLQQKLERYVQYGSGPARFPLPDMLKYVIEFASTKPASESTAPRSHARLPLPVSSVCCPGSDLTSTESPSEEGSSQGAGSTCSSSEGSLHKPRTGVQSPAPSRAPVEVPAHPAPRTVTEEEMHFVRTCLQRWRSEIEQDIQDLKNCIASTTQTIEQMYCDPLLCQVPYRLHAVLVHEGQANAGHYWAYVYDQPRQVWLKYNDTSVTESSWEELERDSYGGLRNVSAYCLMYTDDSLPRFSAEAASGEPDQMSGEVEALPAELKHYVQEDNWKFEREVEEWEGEQSCKVPQMDSSTSSASQDFSSAPAPPAAPPPGARCLSSEHAVIAKEQTAQAIANTARAYERSGVEAALREEAEPEEPPPLETNLAEQSEQPPEANDAEPAARPNAEVSEVEIPSVGRILVRSAADGYDEEVMLSPAMQGVILAIAKARQTFDRDGSEAGLIKAFHEEYSRLYQLAREEPPSHSDPRLQHVLVYFFQNEAPKRVVERTLLEQFADRNLSYDERSISIMKVAQAKLKEIGPDDMNMDEYKKWHEDYSLFRKVSVYLLTGLELYQKGKYQEALSYLVYAYQSNTTLLIKGPLRGVKESVIALYRRKCLLELNARAASLFETNDDPSVTEGINVMNELIIPCIHLIINDDISKDDLAAIEVMRNHWCSYLGQDIAENLQLCLGEFLPRLLDPSAEIIVLKEPPTIRPNSPYDLCSRFAAVMESIQGVSTVTVK, from the exons GCCAGCAATGGCGACATCACCCAGGCAGTCAGCCTCCTCACTGAGGGGAGAGTTAGGGAGCCTGGTCAGGACACTGTTGCTGCAGAACCATCTGAAGCAGAGGGAAGTGCTGCCAGCAAAGAGATAATAGCAA AAGTGATAGACCTTACTTGTGATAACAAAGATGATCTTCAGGCTGCCATTGCTTTGAGTCTACTGGAGTCCCCCAAAATTCAAGCCGACGGAAAAGATCTTAACAG GATACATGAAGCAACCTCTGCAGAAACTAAGCGCTCAAAGAGAAAACGCTGTGAGGCCTGGGGAGAAAATCCCAACCCTAACGACTGGAGGAGAGTTGATGGTTGGCCAGTTGGGCTGAAAAATGTTGGCAATACGTGTTGGTTTAGCGCTGTTATTCAG tctctCTTTCAGTTGTCTGAATTTCGAAGACTCGTTCTCAGCTACAGCCTGCCGCAGGATGTGCTGGAAAGTTGCCCGGGCCACACA GAAAAGAGGAATCTTGTGTTTATGCAGGAGCTTCAGTATTTGTTTGCTCTGATGATGGGATCAAACCGCAAATCTGTAGACCCTTCGGCAGCCTTGAATCTCCTCAAGGGCGCGTTCCGGTCTCCCGAGGAGCAGCAG CAAGATGTGAGTGAATTCACACACAAGCTCCTGGACTGGCTGGAGGACGCATTCCAACTGGCTGTCAGTGCCGA CAGCAATCCCAGGAACAAATCGGAAAATCCAATGGTGCAGCTCTTCTATGGCACTTTCCTCACTGAAGGGATTCGTGAAG GAAAGCCCTTCTGCAACACCGAGACCTTCGGCCAGTACCCCCTTCAGGTAAACGGTCATAGCAACTTGGACGAATGTTTGGAAGGGGCCATGGTAGAGGGTGACATCGAGCTGCCTCCTCCCGATGATTCAGTGAAGTACGAACAGGAG CGTTGGTTTACAAAGCTACCTCCGGTGTTGACCTTTGAACTTTCAAGATTTGAGTTTAATCAATCCCTTGGTCAGCCAGAGAAAATTCACAATAAGCTGGAATTTCCTCAGATCATTTATATGGACAG GTACATGTACAGAAGCAAAGAGCTCATCCGCAGTAAGAGAGAGTGCATTCGAAAGtcgaaggaagaaataaaagttctGCAGCAAAAATTGGAAAG GTATGTGCAGTACGGCTCAGGCCCAGCTCGGTTCCCACTCCCAGACATGCTGAAATACGTCATTGAATTTGCTAGCACAAAACCTGCCTCAGAAAGTACCGCACCTCGAAGTCATGCACGCCTGCCGTTACCAGTTTCTTCAGTGTGCTGCCCGGGCTCTGACCTGACATCCACGGAAAG CCCAAGTGAAGAAGGCTCTTCTCAGGGTGCTGGAAGCACCTGCTCTTCCTCTGAAGGGTCTCTGCACAAGCCCAGGACAGGGGTTCAGTCGCCCGCACCCTCCCGGGCTCCCGTGGAAGTGCCTGCACACCCCGCCCCGCGGACTGTCACGGAGGAGGAGATGCACTTTGTGAGGACCTGTCTTCAGAGATGGCGGAGTGAGATTGAGCAAGATATACAAG atttAAAGAATTGCATTGCAAGCACTACCCAGACTATTGAACAGATGTACTGTGACCCTCTCCTTTGCCAG GTGCCTTATCGCTTGCATgctgttcttgttcacgaagGACAAGCAAACGCTGGACACTACTGGGCCTATGTCTATGACCAACCCCGACAAGTCTGGCTCAAGTACAATGACACCTCTGTCACTGAATCTTCCTGGGAAGAACTTGAAAGAGATTCCTACGGGGGCCTGAGGAATGTCAGCGCTTACTGTCTGATGTACACCGACGACAGTCTGCCCCGCTTCAGTGCAG AGGCAGCCTCGGGTGAACCGGACCAGATGTCGGGAGAGGTGGAGGCCTTACCTGCTGAACTCAAGCATTACGTTCAGGAGGATAACTGGAAGTTCGAGCGGGAAGTAGAGGAGTGGGAAGGGGAGCAGTCGTGCAAAGTCCCTCAGATGGACTCCTCCACCAGCTCAGCATCTCAGGATTTCTCTTCCGCCCCAG CGCCCCCGGCGGCCCCTCCTCCCGGGGCTCGCTGCCTGTCGTCGGAGCACGCTGTGATCGCCAAGGAGCAGACTGCCCAGGCCATTGCCAACACAGCCCGGGCCTACGAGAGGAGTGGGGTGGAGGCAGCCCTAAGGGAG GAAGCTGAGCCCGAGGAGCCCCCGCCCCTGGAGACAAACCTTGCAGAGCAGTCAGAGCAGCCCCCAGAGGCTAATGATGCCGAGCCCGCTGCCCGGCCTAACGCTGAGGTCTCTGAAGTGGAGATTCCCAGTGTGGGAAGGATTCTGGTTAGATCTGCTGCAGATGGCTATGATGAGGAG GTGATGCTGAGCCCTGCCATGCAAGGGGTCATCCTGGCCATAGCTAAAGCCCGCCAGACCTTCGACCGCGATGGGTCTGAAGCAGGGCTTATTAAG GCATTCCATGAGGAGTACTCCAGGCTCTACCAGCTTGCCAGGGAGGAGCCCCCCTCCCACAGTGACCCCAGGCTTCAGCATGTGCTTGTCTACTTTTTCCAAAATGAAGCGCCTAAAAGGGTAGTGGAACGGACCCTTCTGGAACAGTTTGCAGATAGAAACCTGAGCTATGATGAAAG GTCCATCAGCATCATGAAGGTAGCTCAGGCTAAGCTGAAGGAGATCGGCCCAGATGACATGAATATGGACGAGTACAAG AAGTGGCATGAAGATTACAGCTTGTTTCGAAAGGTGTCTGTGTATCTCCTAACAGGCCTGGAGCTCTATCAAAAAGGAAA GTATCAAGAGGCTCTTTCCTACCTGGTGTATGCCTACCAGAGCAATACCACGCTGCTGATCAAGGGGCCCCTCCGGGGCGTGAAGGAGTCGGTGATCGCCTTGTACCGAAGAAAATGCCTGCTG GAGCTGAATGCCAGAGCAGCCTCTCTCTTTGAAACCAATGATGACCCCTCTGTAACAGAGGGCATTAATGTGATGAATGAGTTGATCATTCCCTGCATTCATCTTATCATTAATGATGATATCTCCAAGGATGACCTAGCTGCCATTGAGGTCATGAGAAACCACTGGTGCTCTTACCTTGGGCAAGATATTGCAG AAAATCTGCAGCTGTGCTTAGGGGAATTTCTACCCAGGCTTCTCGATCCTTCCGCAGAAATCATTGTCTTGAAGGAGCCTCCGACTATTCGACCCAATTCTCCCTACGACCTTTGTAGCCGATTCGCGGCTGTCATGGAGTCAATTCAGGGGGTTTCCACTGTGACAGTGAAGTAA